From Ktedonobacteraceae bacterium:
ACGGGGCAGTACGCCGGCCAGTATACAATTCGCGCCGGGGCAGACCACAAAAACGTATACCTTTACCTCGTCAGGCGCGCTCTCGCCCGATAATACCTTTCCCGGCAACGGCGGAGTGATGACGACCAGTCCCAATAGCATTACGTCGAAACTGATCAAGCCAACGGGCACCTGCACGCAGCAGACCTCGTTTCAGGTGACCGGTGTCGATTTAGTGGTGAGTCCATCCTCAATCGCGGGGATAGCCTGCAATACGCAGGTCACGTTCACCTATACGGCCACGTTCCATGCCGCTGCCGGCAGCGGTGGCGGCACCGTGCAGTTCATGTGGACGGCGAACAATGGCCGCTCCAGCACGAACGCGAGCGTTACCTTCGCGCCGGGGCAGACCACAAAAACGTACACCTTTAGCGTTTCAGGCACATTGCCGCCCGACCATACCTTCCCCGGTGTGGCCGAGGTTATCACGACCAGTCCAAATTCGGTGAATTCGCCGCAGGTGAAACCCTCCGGGCAGTGCCAGTAAGGATGCTGACCGCACCGCATTGATTGTTTGTACAACCATCGCTGCCGCGAGCCAAACGGCAGCGATGGCCCAGGCCCTAAAAGAGTAATACTGCTGGCTGGTTACAGGTTTTCCATACAAGAGGTTCATGGTAAGAATAGCCAGGTGGATTTTGTATGCAATGAAAGGAGAACGAATACATGTCAGGTAACCACAGTAACCGGCCAGCCTTTCTCTCGGTTTCCCCTCGTTTTGTCGTCAATAATCTGGAGCAGGCGCTGGCCTTCTACGAACAACTGGGATTTCAGACTACCTATCGCGACGAAGGCTTTGTCATTGTCGAACGGGACGCAGTTGCTCTGCACCTGAATTACTCCTCAGATGTTCCCAAAAGCCATTCGGTGTGTTGGATTAGCGTTACCCGCATCGATGAGTTGTACCAGCAATACCTGCCAACAAACGCCGTTTGTTCTATGCTAGAGGCTAAACCATGGGGTCTCAAAGAGTTTTTCATCAGAGACCCCTATGGCAATCTCATCCTCTTTGCCGAACGCATCCCCGAAGTGGATGCTCATTCCGATTGAAAGGAATCTATTATGAAACTCAGCAGTTTCTTAAAGCCAATGATGATGCTTTGTTTCCTCCCAATGCTATTCATCAGTGCCAGCGTTACTGGTGTTGCCAGTGCCGCCCCGTTGGCTTGCAGCTGGAAGATTGTGAGCAGTCCCAACCCCGGCTTTCCCGATGGTCTTGGTAGCGTGGCCGCGGTTTCGGCCACTGATGCCTGGGCTGTTGGCAGCTCTGGTAGACAGAGTGGCAGCGGCCAGCCGATCATTGAGCAATGGAATGGGACGCAGTGGAGCGCCGTTAGCAGTCCCAGCACCGGCACGCTTTATAGCACGCTTACTAGCGTAGCAGTGGTCTCGGCCAACGATATATGGGCAGTAGGTTGGGAAGGCGTTAATGGTATCGCTGAAACGCTAACCGAGCATTGGGATGGCACGCAATGGAATATCGTCAGCAGCCCTGATCCTGGCTCGGCAGGCAACGAGTTTTTCAGCGTGGCAGTGGTCTCGACCAATGATGTGTGGGCCGTCGGAAACAGTCAATCCACGACGACAATCGGTGGGGTGGAGCAGACGCTGGTCGAGCATTGGAACGGGACGCAGTGGAGCGTGGTTAGCAGCCCCAACCCTGTTCCGCAAGTCAGCGCTCTTACCGGCGTGGCCGCTGTCTCATCCAGTGATGTCCTGGCCGTCGGATTCTATGTAGGTAGCAACGGCATCTGGGATACGCTGACCGAACAGTGGAATGGGACGCAGTGGAGCGTAGTCAGCAGCCCCAGCCCCGGCACGCAGATTAACTACCTGGCCAGCGTCGCGGCGACCTCGGCCAATGACGCCTGGGCCGTCGGATACGCCGACAGCCAGACGCTGACCGAGCACTGGAACGGCACGCAATGGAGCGTTGTGTCAAGCTCCGGCCCTGGCCCTGTCAGCAACAGCCTGCTTGGAGTGGCAGAAATCTCGACCAGTAATGTCTGGGCCGTGGGATACTACCAGACCAGCGATTTTGTCGCCCATACGCTCACCGAGCATTGGAACGGCAAACAATGGCATGTCGTAAAAAGCCCCAGCCCCGGCACGAATAGCGCACAGTTCGAAGGAGTAGCCGCGACCTCGCCTACAGACGTGTGGGCCGTAGGTCACTCGGATAGTACGACGCTGGTCGAGCATTATTGTTAGGATAAGCGCGCCGCGGGCCGATAATGGAGTTTGATAAACTACTCCAGCAATGAACGGAGGCCGATAAATCGGCGGTGTGTACGGTGAACCGGCCCCTACGGCTCCGCCGCGGGGGCCGGTTCACCATGTTATAACCAGCTTCGCCGCAGGGCCGGTTGGCGGTGTGATACCCGGCCTCGCGGCGGGGCCGTAGGCCCCGATTTATCGGCCCCAGGTCCATTCATCACAGCTGTTCAATCCATGCGTGTGATGGATTGGTGGCGATCAAGGCCCAGCGCAGCCAGGCACGGCGTTCGGGTTCCAGCAGCGTGCAGATCTTTGCGAAATCGGACTGGTCTTTGCCGCGGTCTTTTCCGGTGGTGTTCTTGCTTTTAAATAACAGCACCAGTTCGGGGGCGAGAAAGGGGATTCCGCCGTCAGATCGGAGTGCGGCCCGGCTCATGTGCCGTATGATGAACGGTTCCCGGCGAAAGCGCCAGACTTCCCCGTCCAGGTTGGTCAGCAGGAAGTCCATGAATGCTCCATTGCGGTGGGCATGTACCTGGTGGCGCGGCAGCTCCAGGCGCATATGCACCGGCCAGGGATGCAGCCGCTCTTCAAATGGCGTCACCAGCTTCCAGCCGCGCTCCAGCAAATATTGTTGCAGGGCAAGCTGGTCCGCGCGAGATATGACCACGTCGACATCCTGGTGGACGCGCGTCACTTGCCCAAGGAACAGGTCGAGCGCCCAGCCGCCACAGATGTACCAGGAATGAGGATAATCGCGCATCTCATCGGCCACGCGCTGCAGGGGCGAGAAGCCCTCGCGCTCGATCCATAACTGGTGTGCATCATCGAGCATCTGATCGAACCAATGTCTCTTTGTCTCGTGGTAGTCGCCTGACTCGATGTCACCAACCCATGCCTGCTTGCGAGCCGACAGAGTTTGCCGAGCCGCCTCATCATGACGCAGGTACTCGCTCACAAGAATATAATCCGTCCATAACGGGCTTCCAGGCTCGATCAGGTAAAGACGAAACATCCCGCTCGCGTGCCGGAAGCGCTGTTCGGGAGCGCTTGCGAAGCCGGGATCGAGTTCGTAGCCCAGAGATGCCAGGGCTTCCCGCGCGGATGCTTCGAGAGGGAACGGCCACACGGCAAGGGCAATGTCTACGCATGGTTGTCTGAAGAGGCCAGGTATGCTGGTTGCTCCAACGTGTTCGATTTGCTCGATGATTCCGCCATCAGGGATTGTGCCGAGCGCCGCGATCAGTCGTTCGCGCTCGCTGGCATAGTGATCTTTCCAGTGATTGCCGCCCGGTGTTTGTTCCATGTCCCGTTCTGCTCCTTGTAAGGGGCTGTCCCTGCTGAAATTGAATCAATCAAAGTCGGCCATGTCATTCTGAGTATGGGGCTGTCCCTGC
This genomic window contains:
- a CDS encoding VOC family protein, with amino-acid sequence MSGNHSNRPAFLSVSPRFVVNNLEQALAFYEQLGFQTTYRDEGFVIVERDAVALHLNYSSDVPKSHSVCWISVTRIDELYQQYLPTNAVCSMLEAKPWGLKEFFIRDPYGNLILFAERIPEVDAHSD
- a CDS encoding GrpB family protein — its product is MEQTPGGNHWKDHYASERERLIAALGTIPDGGIIEQIEHVGATSIPGLFRQPCVDIALAVWPFPLEASAREALASLGYELDPGFASAPEQRFRHASGMFRLYLIEPGSPLWTDYILVSEYLRHDEAARQTLSARKQAWVGDIESGDYHETKRHWFDQMLDDAHQLWIEREGFSPLQRVADEMRDYPHSWYICGGWALDLFLGQVTRVHQDVDVVISRADQLALQQYLLERGWKLVTPFEERLHPWPVHMRLELPRHQVHAHRNGAFMDFLLTNLDGEVWRFRREPFIIRHMSRAALRSDGGIPFLAPELVLLFKSKNTTGKDRGKDQSDFAKICTLLEPERRAWLRWALIATNPSHAWIEQL